The Plasmodium brasilianum strain Bolivian I chromosome 11, whole genome shotgun sequence nucleotide sequence AGACAGGCAACAAGTAACCAACCTATTGGCAAACAAATACGAACTCCATCAAACAACATATGATTGCTCTAAAATGGCTTTAATCCAAACAAACAATAACTTGAAGAAGATTACTATTGACGCTATTAAAAAGACGAGCACACGGGAAAAGCAGCTCTTAACGGCCAGGGGAAACAGCACCCTTCAAGGAGGTGTACCCATCGCTCAAGAGGGAGATTGAGCAACGTGCTGAATTAGCGGTACGTATGAATAATCGGTGTGTGCGTGTATTTGTACACCTTTTAGGCGAATCCGAGGGGCTTCTAACGCAATAAGGAAAACATACCTGAGTATAACCTCGTTTAAGCTACTACTCATCTGataaaataacttttttcttcataCGGGAAACACTAAGAAGGTTACCACTGCATGCACAGAATATAGTTAGTTCGCTACGATTGaagacattttttttttttttttttttttttttttttctcttatatgcatgcatatatacatatatataaatgcctTTTTAATTACTCGTGGGGAGTTTCTAGAAAGTGCGTTCCCCAAAGTTCAgaattttgcaatttttgctttatgcaattttttccttttttttttttgttttttcgttatctctttcttttttttttgtattttcgttatctcctttttttttttttttttttttttttttttttttttttttttttttttttttttttttttttttttttttttttttttttgtttttttcgttaattttctattttgttgATTTATCTTCCCCTTGCCAATTTAATATGTACCTCGAAAACGCCTTCactaaatgaaaaaaattttaagaggGAAGAGTAAATCATGTTTGTGAACTGCATGgtaatacaaattttttaatcataAAAGGGATGCACTGTTCGtaagaattatattataacgCATAATAAATACAAGGTAAAGAGAATGAAGTGGGATCTAATAAAATAACCTCCATTTTGTCGTAATCCGTACAGCTACGACGGGTCCGCATAGGGTGGAAGAATGAGGGGGGGGAGGGCAATTGTGCTGTATATTTGCCCATACAAGTACATATGCAgttgtgtgtatgtgtatgtatgtacatatatatatgtatacatgcaaACGGGTAAATGCGAGAATATTAGGCTTGTTGACCGAATGAACCACAGCAAGCTTCCgcatgatatatatttatatatatatatatatatatatatatatatatatatatatgagtgaCCATATACGTTAATGTAAGTAGCACTATTTAACTACTTCtactttataaaaaatatatataaaagaaaaaaatgaaaaaaagctGCAATATCCCCAAGGTATTAAGAAATGTGGACTATGCCTTATATTTAGTTACGGAcgataaatttttaaaagataaggAAAATGTATGTGAAAAGTTTATCAACAAAGTGAGGGAGGGAATCATGGGAGGAGTGGGGTTGGTACAACTCAGATTAAAAAGCTCAgatgatttatatttttataatatggcattaaaaatgaaaagtatattacgtaaatataacattccactaataataaataatagagTTGATATATGTTTAGGTGTAGGAGCAGATGGAGTACATGTAGGTAAAGCAGACATCCCAATAAACATTGCAAGAAATATTTTaggcgaaaaaaaaattatcggAGCAACTATAAATTTCAGCAGTGAAAAGGATATTGAAATggcaataaataataatgtagatTATATAGCTCATGAACATACATTATATGAGTCGAGTACAAAACGAACTGTGACATCATATGAACATGGAATAAaggaacaaataaatatattacataataatataaaatatcttcaaaaaaaagggaaaatttGTAAGAATGTTTATCCGATAACCACTCCTcctattatattaattggaggtattaatacaaataacataaaagaaaCCATGTCATCTTTTCACGACACATGTGAAGGTGTTGCTGTTGTTTCAAATATCATCAGTGAACAAGCTAACCCATTTTTAAATGctctaaaattaaaatttgttgtaaataaatataaatgtagtTACAGTATTGCCTTTGTCAATCTGTTTAGTAGTTGTTTgcgttatttattttataatcgATTAGAGAAAGTGGAAGGTGGAATGAATATTACGAATAACCTTTTCCATGATGATggacataataataaacatcATATGAACTATCAGCAGCTAGCCACAAACATGAAGGTACAAAAAAATGTgcactatttttttttaaataacctTGACCTTCCAATCGTTGAATTAAATCACTCGATTGATATtagtaacaaaataaaaatgttccTTCTTCATtcgaaatatttaaattccAATAAGGACAATTCTTCGCCTCACACTTTGCCTCAATTAAACAGTGCGAATCATGACCACTGTAAACGTGTGCATAATTTTAtgacaaaaattaaaaaggaaaagatcttaaataatatatttatatttattggaGAGAAAATGTATGCAATATTTAAGAAGCATTTCTCATCaacattttttaagttaaattatttttttcttataaccAAAAATCCTCAACTTAATTTAGGCTcctttaaattatttgaatgtGATATAGAAAACGTTTccataaaatataagcagaattttattattataattttaaaaagaagcAATTTTAATGATAGTAAAATTGCAAAATTGGGTTTTTacttatcatattttttaattgtacaAGAGAATATTACACCAGAATTTTTATCACGAATTGTGAGTGAACGGAAAGATGAAGACTGCGAAGAGCAACTGCTAAAATTTATTGCCGCTGTCAGGATATCTTTTGAAATTTTAGCAAATGAACACTTACCAGCTGAGGAGCTCATCTTTTAGGCGGGAATGTGCACATACACAAGTATACATGATACGCATGATACATGTGGTTTGTGCTgaatatgtgtgtgtgtgtgtgtatacatatttatatatgcatagcGACATTGGTAGAGACTGTAtgtgaatgtatatatatgtatattatatactcgtgtgtgtatatttatcCTTCCTGCGAGCGCGCTCCTCTTCCTTTTTTGATTTAAACTCCCCCTGATTGTGCGCAAAAACTTTTACACCATTAGAgatataagaataatttgATAGAGAGTATTTAAGCGCCTATTATTTGTAAGAGAAGtaacaataaattttaaaaattttttaaaaatattattttagttCTAGCGCGAGATTTGTTCTACAAaagattttattttagttcTAGCGCGAGATTTGTtctacaaaaaattttattttttttctttatcctttccttttttttccttttccgtattttttcatttccgttttttttcatttccgttttttttcatttccgttttttttcatttccgtttttttttcatttccgttttttttcatttccatttttttttctttttccttctttgtttaa carries:
- a CDS encoding thiamine-phosphate synthase, with the translated sequence MKKSCNIPKVLRNVDYALYLVTDDKFLKDKENVCEKFINKVREGIMGGVGLVQLRLKSSDDLYFYNMALKMKSILRKYNIPLIINNRVDICLGVGADGVHVGKADIPINIARNILGEKKIIGATINFSSEKDIEMAINNNVDYIAHEHTLYESSTKRTVTSYEHGIKEQINILHNNIKYLQKKGKICKNVYPITTPPIILIGGINTNNIKETMSSFHDTCEGVAVVSNIISEQANPFLNALKLKFVVNKYKCSYSIAFVNLFSSCLRYLFYNRLEKVEGGMNITNNLFHDDGHNNKHHMNYQQLATNMKVQKNVHYFFLNNLDLPIVELNHSIDISNKIKMFLLHSKYLNSNKDNSSPHTLPQLNSANHDHCKRVHNFMTKIKKEKILNNIFIFIGEKMYAIFKKHFSSTFFKLNYFFLITKNPQLNLGSFKLFECDIENVSIKYKQNFIIIILKRSNFNDSKIAKLGFYLSYFLIVQENITPEFLSRIVSERKDEDCEEQLLKFIAAVRISFEILANEHLPAEELIF